The Polyangiaceae bacterium genome includes a window with the following:
- a CDS encoding class I SAM-dependent methyltransferase, with protein MNQRSERSVSVLEGYAQWAESYDAADNPARTMALRALGDGRHDPVGFSVVELGCGTGDNIKTLCSLGMTQYLGVDASGEMLAEARKLAANMPSHLRNVEVELAEHDVTQPLPLSREFDVALISLVLEHYENVRPVLEQATRLLHRDGQMWILEIHPWFHERTGGAHLETAAETLRLPSYAHTAEEILAPLVELGLEVERVSEWYPTKINAQSCRKLERYLGNPVLLDVRARRAS; from the coding sequence ATGAACCAACGAAGCGAACGTTCGGTATCCGTTCTGGAAGGCTACGCCCAGTGGGCGGAGAGCTACGACGCGGCGGACAACCCGGCGAGAACGATGGCCCTGCGGGCCTTGGGGGACGGGCGGCACGATCCCGTCGGCTTCTCGGTGGTGGAGCTCGGCTGCGGCACGGGCGACAACATCAAGACGTTGTGCAGCTTGGGCATGACGCAATATCTGGGTGTGGACGCCTCCGGAGAGATGCTGGCGGAGGCGCGGAAGCTGGCAGCGAACATGCCGTCCCACCTGCGGAACGTGGAGGTGGAACTCGCGGAGCACGACGTGACCCAGCCATTACCGCTCTCGCGCGAGTTCGACGTGGCGCTCATCAGCTTGGTGCTCGAGCATTACGAGAACGTGCGTCCGGTGCTGGAACAGGCGACGCGCTTGCTGCATCGCGACGGGCAGATGTGGATCCTCGAGATCCATCCTTGGTTTCACGAACGGACGGGGGGAGCGCATCTGGAGACGGCGGCGGAAACGCTGCGGCTTCCGAGCTACGCGCACACGGCCGAGGAGATCCTCGCGCCGCTCGTCGAGCTGGGGCTGGAAGTGGAGCGGGTCTCCGAGTGGTACCCCACCAAGATCAACGCGCAGTCGTGCCGGAAGCTCGAACGCTACCTGGGCAATCCGGTGCTGCTCGACGTGCGAGCACGTCGAGCGAGTTGA
- a CDS encoding sigma 54-dependent Fis family transcriptional regulator, whose protein sequence is MSLGGSGVRAKLVVLDGPDEGLERALDDKLVVGADAAADLVLSDETVSRKHAEFSIENGRVHVRDLGSRNGTFLGSARVVEAEVTLGSVLRLGATPIGVHPRWHVREVQPGQHRQFGELLGESVAMRELFAMLERIAPTDVTVLVEGESGTGKELVARSIHGGSERSGAPFIVFDCGAVPVNLAESELFGHKRGAFSGAISDRAGAFQQAHGGTIFLDEIGELPLDLQPRLLRVLETGQVRRVGDDTMRRVDVRVVAATNRDLHAEVRRGNFRGDLLYRLDVVKLRIPPLRQRPEDIRPLAQAMLQGRITDGDELAGENLRRLLGYSWPGNVRELRNVLDRAVALASKKPPAFADLVFNLGPAADSPALLGMAFPGVHYPLPFKEAKLQLLASFERAYIDALIDRHKGNMSQAAEAAGLSRKHLYELLRKVRGEDPEE, encoded by the coding sequence ATGAGCCTGGGCGGCTCGGGCGTTCGCGCGAAGCTCGTGGTGTTGGACGGCCCCGACGAGGGGCTCGAGCGCGCTCTGGACGACAAGCTCGTGGTCGGGGCGGACGCGGCGGCGGATCTGGTGCTTTCGGACGAAACCGTCTCGCGCAAGCACGCGGAGTTCTCCATCGAGAATGGTCGCGTGCACGTGCGCGATCTGGGCAGCCGCAATGGCACCTTCTTGGGCTCGGCGCGGGTGGTGGAGGCGGAGGTCACCCTCGGTTCGGTGCTGCGCCTGGGCGCTACGCCCATCGGCGTGCACCCCCGCTGGCACGTGCGCGAGGTACAGCCCGGGCAGCATCGGCAGTTCGGTGAGCTGCTGGGCGAGTCCGTCGCCATGCGCGAGCTGTTCGCCATGCTGGAGCGCATCGCGCCGACGGACGTCACGGTGCTGGTGGAGGGCGAGAGCGGTACCGGCAAGGAGCTGGTGGCGCGTTCGATTCATGGCGGGTCGGAGCGCAGCGGCGCGCCCTTCATCGTGTTCGACTGCGGCGCGGTGCCGGTGAACCTCGCGGAGAGCGAGCTCTTCGGTCACAAGCGCGGCGCGTTCTCCGGCGCCATCAGTGATCGCGCGGGGGCGTTTCAGCAAGCCCACGGTGGCACCATCTTCCTGGACGAGATCGGCGAGCTGCCGCTCGACTTGCAGCCGCGCTTGTTGCGCGTGCTGGAGACGGGACAGGTGCGGCGCGTCGGGGACGACACCATGCGCCGCGTGGACGTGCGCGTGGTCGCGGCCACCAATCGAGATCTGCACGCGGAAGTGCGGCGCGGCAATTTCCGCGGCGACCTCTTGTATCGGCTGGACGTGGTGAAGCTCCGCATTCCGCCGCTGCGCCAGCGTCCGGAGGACATCCGCCCGCTGGCACAGGCCATGCTGCAAGGTCGCATCACGGACGGTGACGAGCTCGCGGGGGAGAACCTCCGCCGGCTGCTCGGCTACTCCTGGCCCGGCAACGTGCGGGAGCTCCGCAACGTGCTCGATCGCGCGGTGGCGTTGGCGTCCAAGAAGCCCCCCGCGTTCGCGGATCTGGTGTTCAACCTGGGCCCCGCCGCGGACAGCCCTGCGCTCTTGGGCATGGCGTTCCCGGGGGTGCACTACCCGCTGCCCTTCAAGGAGGCGAAGCTCCAGCTCTTGGCCAGCTTCGAGCGCGCCTACATCGACGCGTTGATCGACCGGCACAAAGGCAACATGTCGCAGGCGGCGGAGGCGGCCGGGCTCTCGCGCAAGCATTTGTACGAGCTATTGCGCAAGGTTCGCGGAGAAGACCCGGAAGAGTGA
- a CDS encoding serine/threonine protein kinase has translation MARVTRSLSPAGEDLGTSPTIAATDSSAAPLSFTMGTVLADKLSVVKKLGEGGMGAVYQVQHLHTKHERALKVLHPAFAQRGDVVERFLREASAAGRIGSPHIVETVDAGWLASGVPFVLMELLRGQSLEELLAERGRIDAAEASALVCQACQGAQAAHDAGIIHRDLKPSNLFVVTRAGQPFVKLLDFGISKFEAEEHLGLTTEGTPLGTPYYMSPEQLSGRADVNARADVYALGVILYECVAGQRPFEAKSLSELSIRIHEGDYTPLETLVKDVPADFVQVVRKAMHHRPEERFASARELQAALEAAPVAERPRRRMFWLLPAAGVLIAAAAYAATRSAPENAAPPEPTPAPLASAPRPAPAVSESALPEVSAEPPPSAQPSLSAKPSPTRRSVKQKLQTENPY, from the coding sequence ATGGCGCGTGTGACACGCTCGCTCTCGCCAGCGGGCGAGGACCTGGGGACCTCGCCCACCATCGCGGCGACGGACTCCTCCGCCGCGCCTCTGAGCTTCACCATGGGTACGGTCCTCGCGGACAAGCTCAGCGTGGTGAAGAAGCTGGGGGAGGGCGGAATGGGCGCGGTGTATCAGGTGCAGCACCTGCACACCAAGCACGAGCGCGCGCTGAAGGTGCTGCACCCGGCATTCGCCCAGCGCGGCGACGTGGTCGAGCGCTTCCTGCGGGAGGCGTCGGCGGCGGGGCGCATCGGTAGCCCGCACATCGTGGAGACGGTGGACGCGGGGTGGCTCGCTTCCGGCGTGCCCTTCGTGTTGATGGAGCTCTTGCGTGGGCAGTCTCTCGAAGAGCTGCTGGCCGAGCGCGGGCGCATTGACGCGGCGGAGGCCAGCGCCCTCGTGTGTCAGGCCTGCCAGGGCGCCCAGGCCGCCCACGACGCGGGCATCATCCACCGGGACTTGAAGCCTTCGAACTTGTTCGTCGTCACGCGGGCAGGGCAGCCCTTCGTCAAGCTCCTGGACTTCGGCATCTCCAAGTTCGAAGCCGAGGAGCACCTAGGGCTGACGACGGAAGGTACGCCGCTGGGCACGCCGTACTACATGTCGCCGGAGCAGCTCTCCGGACGAGCGGACGTGAACGCACGGGCCGACGTCTACGCCCTCGGGGTGATCTTGTACGAGTGCGTCGCAGGGCAGCGGCCCTTCGAGGCGAAGTCGCTCTCGGAGCTCAGCATTCGCATCCACGAGGGCGACTACACGCCGCTGGAAACGTTGGTGAAGGACGTGCCGGCGGACTTCGTGCAGGTGGTGCGCAAAGCGATGCATCATCGGCCCGAAGAACGCTTTGCCTCGGCGCGGGAGCTTCAGGCCGCCCTCGAGGCCGCGCCCGTGGCCGAGCGGCCACGCCGGCGGATGTTCTGGTTGCTGCCGGCGGCGGGCGTGCTCATCGCCGCGGCGGCTTATGCCGCCACGCGCTCCGCGCCCGAGAACGCTGCACCCCCAGAGCCCACGCCGGCGCCGTTGGCCTCCGCTCCGCGGCCGGCGCCGGCGGTTTCCGAGAGCGCGCTGCCCGAGGTCTCGGCGGAGCCGCCGCCCTCCGCCCAGCCTTCTCTCAGCGCGAAGCCCAGCCCCACCCGGCGCAGCGTGAAACAGAAGCTCCAGACGGAGAATCCGTATTGA